GTCGGTGGCGTAGGTGACCAGGCCGCCCCGCAGGACGGTGGAGGCGCCGGGGACGTCGGCGAGGGTCGCGGCCGTGAGGCCGGCGGTGAGGGACTCGCAGAAGGAAACGGTCAGACGCCGGGTACGGAGGGCGTCGACAAGCAGCCGGGCGATCATTTCTGTCGGGAGTCCAGCAGGTACTGGACACCGGTGACCACGGTGACCGCGACGGCGGCGAGCATGACCGCAATCGTCGGGATGTCCATCCAAGACGGGAACGGGACCAGGTAGAGGGCGACGGCCAGGGACTGCAGGACGGTCTTGACCTTGCCGCCCTTGCTCGCCGGGACGACCAGGCCGCGGCGCAGCATGTACATGCGCCAGAAGGTGATGCCGAACTCGCGGACGAGGATGACCACCGTGATCCACACGGGCAGCGCACCGGTGATGTTGAGGCAGATGAGAGCGGCGGCCATGAGGGCCTTGTCCGCGATGGGGTCGGCGATCTTGCCGAAGTCCGTGATCTGCCCCCGCGCCCGGGCGATGTCACCGTCGAGCTTGTCGGTGAACATCAGTGCAGCGAAGACACCGAAGGACCACCACATCCACGTGGTGTGCTGGTCGTCCCCCTTGAGCACGAGCCACGCGAACACCGGGATGAACAGGATCCGCAGGCTGGTGAGCACGTTCGGCAGATTGAGGTTGCTCGGCGTGCTCGCGGGGGACGGGGTTGCTGCATTCACGCCACACACCCTACCCCGGCGGGGTGATCCGACCGCGTCGGCACCGCCACCGGCCTAGAATCCCGGTCATGAACTACTTTGCTGTCCACTACCTCTACGCCGGCGACTCCGAACAGATCATCACCCTGCGCCCTGAGCACCGGGCCTGGCTCGGCGGTCTGCGCGACGAGAACATTCTGGTCGGCTCCGGCCCGTACACCGACGGGCTCGGCGGCGCGCTCATCATCATCCGTCTGCCCGAGCCGGCCACCGTCGCCGATGCGGAGGCACTCATGGACCAGGACCCCTTCCAGCAGGAAGGGGCCCTGGCCGGACGCGAGATCCGGGAATGGAACCCGGTGCTCAACGTCTTCGCTGAGTAGCTGCTGAGCAGCTGAGGAACTAGAGGCGGGTGCTGCCGGAGCCGCCGCGCCCCTCGGGGGCGTCCGGCACCTGGTCGTACATCTCCTCGTCGGTGAGCTCGTGGTCCCACTCCTCCGCACGGACGCGGGTGTCGATACCGCCCTGGGCCTGGTCGTACTTGTTGCGCCACAGCGACAGCAGGACGGTGACCACGAGTATGCCGACGATGACCACCAGGGACAGTTCCGTCGGGATCTCCGGCACGCTGACGTTCTCACCACCGTTGACGAACGGCAGGTTGTTCTCGTGCAGGGCGTGCAGCAGCAGCTTCACGCCGATGAACGCGAGGATGAGGCCCAGGCCGTACGGCAGGTACACCAGGCGGTCGAGCAGGCCGTCGAGCAGGAAGTACATCTGGCGCAGACCCATGAGGGAGAAGGCGTTGGTGGTGAACACCAGGTACGCCTCGGTGGTGATGCCGTAGATCGCCGGGATGGAGTCGAAGGCGAACATGATGTCCACCATGCCGATGGCCACCAGCGCCACGAACAGCGGGGTGAGCGCGAACTTGCCGTGGAAACGGGTGGTCAGCGAGTCACCGTGGTAACCCGGGGTGACCGGCACGACCTTGCGCAGCCACTTGATCACGCGCATGTCGTTGGGGTCGGTCTCCGGGGCGTCGGTCGCCTCATCCCAGATGAGCTTGATGGCGGTCCACAGCAGGAAGATGGCGAACAGGTAGAACACGTCCGACCAGGCGGCGATGACGGCGGCACCCAGGAGGATGAACACCAGGCGGAAGATCAGCGCCAGGGCGATGCCGATGAGCAGCACCTTCTGCTGGTATTTCCGCGGGATCTTGAAGGCACCCATGATGAGGGCGAAGACGAAGAGGTTGTCCACGCTCAGGGCCTTCTCCGTCACGTAGCCGGTGAAATACTCCACGCCGTGCTGGTGGTCCCACATGAAGTAGACGAAGACGCCGAACAACAGGGCCAGGCCGACATAGAACGCGGACCACCACGCCGACTCCTTGAGGGTTGGCTCGTGCGGGGTCTTGACGTGGGAGTAGAAGTCGAAGATGAAGAATCCGGCGATCACCACAATGGTGGCGATCCAGATCCACAATGGGACAGTCAAGGTATTGATCCTCCGGTCGTTGAAAGGGTAGAAAAAATGACCGGAGGTCTCCCCCACCCGCTACCGGGCCGGCACGACCGGGCTCCCCGCGGGGAATCCGTGTTGACGATCTGTGCCGTTTTCGGGGTACTCCCCTCCATGACAATCGCCGACTATAGCACGCCTGTGGCTCAGAACACCCCACCGGCGGGGTTGGCCTGGACGACGCGAACATCGCCGGGGCTGCCACCGTCGCTGCCGTCATCACCGGAGACGGCGGCGCCGAGGTCGTCGCCGTATCCGTCGTCGAGGTCCTTCGGCGCGTCGGCCGGGTCGGCGCCCTTGATCATCCACAGGATCGTGTCCAGCTCCTCCGGCTTGACCAGCACGTCGCGGGCCTTGGAGCCCTCGGAGGGTCCGACGACGCCGCGGGTCTCCATGAGGTCCATGAGCCGGCCGGCCTTGGCGAAGCCGATACGCAGCTTCCGCTGCAGCATGGACGTGGAGCCCAGCTGGGAGGTGACCACGAGCTCGACGGCCTCGAGCAGGTCATCCATGTCCTTGCCGATGTCCTCGTCGATGTCCTTCTTGGCGTCGGCGGCCTTGTCCTCGGTGACACCCTCAGTGTAGTTCGGGGCGGCCTGATTCTTGGCGGCCTCGACGACCGCCTGGATCTCCTCGTCGGTGACGAAGGAGCCCTGCAGGCGCTGCGGCTTGCCCGCACCCTGGGGGATGAACAGTGCGTCACCCATGCCGATGAGCTTCTCGGCGCCGGCCTGGTCGAGGATGACGCGGGAGTCGGTGAGCGAGGAGGTGGCGAACGCCAGGCGGGAGGGCACGTTCGTCTTGATCAGACCGGTGACCACGTCGACGGAGGGTCGCTGCGTGGCCAGGACCAGGTGGATACCGGCCGCACGGGCCTTCTGGGTGATGCGGACGATCGACTCCTCGATCTCCTTCGGGGCGGTCATCATGAGGTCGGCGAGCTCGTCGACGACACAGACGATCATCGGGTACGGGCGGTACTCACGCTGGGAGCCCAGCGGCGCCTGGATCTCACCGGCCTTGACCTTGCGGTTGTAGTCCTTGATGTGACGCACGCGGGCGGACTTCATGTCCATGTACCGCTGCTCCATCTCCTCGACGAGCCACTGCAGCGCGGCCGAGGCCTTCTTCGGCTGGGTGATGATCGGCGTGATCAGGTGCGGGATGCCCTCATAGGGGGTCAGCTCCACCATCTTCGGGTCGACGAGGATGAGGCGGACCTCCTCCGGCGTGGCCCGGGTGAGCAGGGAGACGAGCATGGAGTTGACGAACGCGGACTTACCCGAGCCGGTGGAGCCGGCGACGAGCAGGTGCGGCATCTTCTGCACGCTGGCGGAGACGAACTCACCCTCGATGTCCTTGCCCAGCGCGATGAGCATCGGATCGTGGTTGCCCCGGGTCGCCGGCGCATTGAGCACGTCGGCGAGACGAACCATCTCACGGTCGAGGTTGGGCACCTCGATACCGACGGCGGACTTGCCCGGGATCGGGGTGAGCAGTCGGACGTTCTCGGTCGCCACGGCGTAGGCGAGGTTGGACTGCAGGTTGGTGATCTTGGAGACCTTGACACCCGGGCCGAGCTCGACCTCGTAGCGGGTGACCGTCGGGCCGCGGGAGAAGCCGGTGACGGTGGCGTCAATCTTGAACTCGGTGAACACGTCGGTGATCGCCTCGATCATCCGGTCGTTGGTCTCCGTGCGGGTCTTCGGCGGTGCACCGGCGACGAGCAGGTCGGTGCTCGGCAGCTGGTAGTCGCTCTCGCTCTCCGGTTGGCGGGCCTCGGGGACGGGGACGTCCTTCTCCAGCTCGGACTTCGGGGTGGCGGCGGGGATGGCGGCGGCGTCGATACCGGAACGGGCGACAATCGCCTGGCGGATCGCCTCCCGGGAGGTGTCCACCGCATCCGGGGTATCCGTGACGGCCGGAAACTCGTCGGTGTCGGAGATGTCCTTCGCCGCACCCGTGACGGGGGTGTTGAACAGCGTGTGCTGCGTGTCGTGCTCGAACTCCCCCTCGTTGTCCGGCTCCTCGACGGGGTAGTTGTCCAACGGAGTGCTTATCGACGCCCGCGTGGGTCGCTCTGCCCGCTCCGCTCTCGGTGCCCGCAGTGCCCGCGGCGTGGAACGGCGTTCCGGGAGCGCCCGGGGGGTGCGCTCGCGCCCCTCGGCCAGGTCCTCGATGTCGTCGGCGACGTGGCCGTAGAGGTCATCGTCATCCTCGTCAGCGTAACCGTCGTCGCCGATGCGGCGGCGGGACTCGTTGATCTGCTCGCGGAGGAAGTCAACGGCCTGGCGGGTGGTGATGCCGGTGACCTTGAGGGCACCGTAGACGATGACGAGGATGAGCAGCGGGATGGCCACGTAGGCGCTGAATCCCGCGGCCAGCAGCCCGCCGGTCCATGCACCGATCGCGCCACCGGCGGTCAGTCGCCCCTCCCAGTCGGCGGGGTTGCCGGCGAACAGGTGCACGAGTCCGAGCATGGCCACGACGATGAGGACGGTGCCCACGGCTATGCGGGAGCGGTCCCCGGGGCCTGACGCAGATTGAGCATGAGGGCGATGGCCGCGCCCACGAGGGCGACCGGCAGCACCAGGGCGCCCGCACCGATGGCCAGGTGTGCCGCCGTGGAGATCGCGGCACCGATGGGACCGGCGATGTCGAGCCACACAGAGGCGCCGAGCACGGCGGCCAGACCGATGAGGAGCAGGGCCAGTCCGTCGAGGTCGGCCTCCGCGCGGGAATCTGCGGTGTCGTCCGGACTGTCGGCCTGCTTGTCGATCACCGTGGTGGTGTCCTCTTCCTCGTAGTAGTCGTCATCCCGGCGTCGGCCGAGACGACCCGCCCCACGGGTGAGGTTGCCCACCCCTCGCGCCGACGCACCGAAGATGGCTCCGAGGCCGTCCCCGACCGCACGGAAAGCGCTGCCGGTCCTCTCCTCGGAGGTCTCGGCAGCGCGGAACGCGGTCGTGGTGGGCGCCGTCTGAGCGCTCGACCGGGCGCGGGAGGACCCGGCGGGACGGGTGCGGTCGGCCGACCGCCCCTTGTCGCGGGCGCGGGCCGGGGAGCGCTTGGTCGATCGTGGTGACGAGCTTCGAACAGACATGGCCCCCACTGTAGTGGCTCCCACCCCACTAATCACATTAGCCACACCGGAACCACAGGCAGAATTTCGCCCCGGCCAATCAAGGTCAGAGGCTTGATCGGTGGATGTCCTCCGGGTTCCCGTCGACGGTCACCTCCACCGCCTCCCGGCCGTAGACCCACAGCAGGAGCTCGCCGACGTCACCACTGACCCGGACCACAGCGTCCCCGTCGGGTGAGACTCCCCGTTTATCGGCGGTGACGATACGCGGCTGATCCGTCGGCAGGAGGATCACCGGGACAGCCGACTTGGCCAGCATCCGCGGGGCGATCATCTTCAACGTCTTGTACAGCTGCCCGTTGACCGCCGCACTGAAGTCGCGCGGCTCCACGACTCCCCCACCCCGACGAACGTCCTCGTGATGGATGAAATGCTCGGCGGTGTTCATCACCGGGTCGATGTAGCGGACAGGGTTGAACCGGCCCGGGCCCTCACCCCAGTCGCGGACAATGTCAGCGTAGTCCCGCTGCTCCTCCTTGCGGGTGGCCTTGTCCACCAGACCCTGGGCGGCCGGGGCGATGATTCCGGCGGCGGCCATCGGGTTGGTCTCCCGCAGGAGCAGATGGACAGCCAGGTCCTTGGTGGTCCAGCCCTCGCACAGGGTCGGTGCGTCGGGGCCGAGCTCGAGGAACAGGTCGGCCAGGCGGCGTCGTTCAGCGCTGGAAAAAGTCATGCACCCCAGCATAGGTGCTGGGGTGCATGAGAGGGTGTGGCCGGAAACTACAGCGACGGGCGGGCCGAGGCGTGGACCTCGTCGTCGTCGATGTGGTGGTCCAGGTCCGAGGACATCGGGACGACCGTCGGCAGGATCATCGGCTCACGACGCCACTTCTGCTCCACGAAGCGGGAGACCTTGCGACGCAGCTGCTGGACCATGCGGTACGGGTCGTTCTCGCCTTCGGCGGCGAGATCGTTCATGACCGTCTCCACGAGTTCCTTGACCTCCGGCATCATGGTGCGCGACTCGTCGGAGAAGCCCTTGGTGTCCACCCGCGGCGCCTCCATGAGGCGGCCGGTGCGGTTGTCGATCACCGCGGTGATGTTGATGAGACCACCCGAGGCGAGGCTGGTACGGTCCGCGAGCACGTCCGCGTCCACGTCACCCATCTTGGTGCCGTCGACGTAGAGATGACCGACGGGCAGCTGACCGACCACCTGGGCACGGCCGTCGACGAGGTCGACGACGACGCCGTTCTGCGCGAGGACCACGTTGTTCCGGTCGACACCGGTGGAGATGGCCAGTTCCTTGTTGGCGCGCAGGTGGCGCCACTCGCCGTGGACCGGCATGGCGTTCTTCGGGCGGGCCGCGTTGTAGAGGAACAGCAGCTCACCGGAGTAACCGTGGCCGGAGGTGTGGACCTTGGCGTCCTTGCCGGTGATCACGGTCGCGCCGATCTGGGCGAGCATGTTGATGACACCGAACACGGCCTCCTCATTGCCCGGGACGAGCGAGGAGGACAGGATGATGAGGTCGCCGTCGCGGACGGTGATCTGACGGTGTTCACGACGGGCCATGCGGGACAGGGCCGCCATCGGCTCGCCCTGGGTACCGGTGGTGATGAGCATGACCTTGTGCGGCGCCATGCGGGAGGCGTCGTCCATGGAGACGATGGTCCCGCGCGGGGCCTTGAGGTAACCCATCTTCTCGGCGATCTCCATGTTGCGGATCATGGAGCGGCCGTTGAAGGCGACCTTGCGGCCGGCGGCCACGGCGGCGTCGACCGCCGCCTGGACGCGGTAGACGTTGGAGGCGAAGGAGGCGAGGATGACGCGCTGCTTGGCCTCCATGACCAGGCGCTTGATGGTCGGGGCGACGTCGGCCTCCGAGCCGGAGACACCCGGGGTGGTGGCGTTGGTGGAGTCACAGAGCATGAGGTCCACGCCCTCGTCACCGAAGCGGGACAGGGCCGGCAGGTCGGTCGGGCGACCGTCCGTCGGGGTCTGGTCCAGCTTGATGTCGCCGGTGTGGATGACCAGGCCGGCACCCGTCTTGATGGCCAGGCCCAGGCAGTCCGGGATGGAGTGGTTGACGGCCCAGAAACGGATGTTGAACGGGCCGCGGTTCTCGTCGGACTGCTCGTTGACCTCGATGAGCTTCGGACGCAGGCGGTGCTCCTGGCACTTCGCCGCGATGAGGGCGGCGGTGAAGCGGGAGGCGAGGATCGGGATGTCCGCACGCAGCTTGAGCAGCCACGGGATCGCACCGATGTGGTCCTCATGGCCGTGGGTGATCACGAGCGCGTCGATGCGGTCGAGGTGGTTCTCGATGGGACCGAAGTCCGGCAGGATCAGGTCGACGCCCGGCTCACCCGAGGACGGGAAGAGCACACCGCAGTCGACGATCAGCAGACGGTTGTTGTACTCGAAGACCGTCATGTTGCGGCCGATCTCGGAGATACCGCCGAGCGCGTAGATGCGCAGGCCGTTCTTCGGGGCCTTCGGCGGCTCCGGCAGACGCTTGGTCAGATCAGCGCCCTGCATGGACTTGACCACGTTGCGACGACCGCGGCCGCCACCCTTCTGGTCCTGTCCCTGGTTGTTCTGGTTGCCGCCGTTGCGGCCACCACGGTCACCGCGACCCCGCGGCCGCCGCCGCGCTTGTTGGCGCTGCGACCGCGGTTGTTGCCGTCGCCGCCGTTCCGGTTGTTGTCACCGTTGTCGCGGGCCCCGGAGTTCTCGGAAGAGTTGTTGGCGGGGGCCGACTTCTCGGCGGTGTCGGCGGACGCACCGGTGGCGTCGCCGTTCGTCACCTTTTCAGGTGCCTGGAAGACGGGCGAGCCGGTGGTGGTGGCCTCCGGCGGGCCGGCCTTGCGGCTGACCTTCCTGGGACGATTACGGGATTCAGTCATATTTAAAGGACTCCAGCCTTTTCCATGTTACGGCGGAGGTCCGCGATCTCCTGCTCGTCAGGCGCGACGACAGGCAGCCGGGGATCCCCCACCTCGAAGCCCTGCAGACGCAGAGCAGATTTGGCCATGCTGACACCACCCAGGCGGGCCTGGGACTCGATCAGCGGGGCAAGAACAGTGGCGTTGATCTCCCGCGCGCGGGCGAGGTCGCCTTCCTCGAAACTCGTGTACAGCTCACGCAGAGGACCCGGGGCGGCATGCCCGACGACGGAGATGAACCCGGAGGCGCCGAGAGACAGCCACGGGATGTTCAGCGGATCGTCGCCGGAGTACCAGGCCAGGCCGGTCTCGTGCATGAGCTGGGCAGATTCGGCCATGTTGCCCTTCGCGTCCTTGACGGCGAGGATCGTCGGGACCTCCGCCAGGCGGCGGATCGTGTCCGCCTCGATGGGGATGGAGGAACGCGGCGGGATGTCGTACAGGCAGATCGGCAGATCCGTGGCGCCTGCGACGGCCGAGAAATGCTGGAAGAGGCCTTCCTGGCTGGGCTTGGAATAGTACGGGGTGACCACCAGCAGGGCGTCTGCGCCCGCGTCGGCCGAGGCCCGTGCCAGCTCGATGGAGGCCGCGGTGTTGTTGGTTCCCGCGCCGGCGATGAGCTTGGCGCGGTCCCCCACCTCCTCCTTCACAGCTTTGAGCAGGTTCAACTTCTCCGCGACGGTGGTCGTCGGAGACTCCCCGGTGGTTCCCGCGAGAACCAACGAGATCAAGGCCGTTGTCGACCAGATGCGCGGCGAGGCGTCGTCCAGCGTCAATATCAAGTGCGCCGTCACGGTCGAACGGGGTGACCATGGCAACGCAGACGGTACCGAAGTGCTCGGCTCCGGTCTTCGCTGTCAAACCTGTACTCATGAGCGTCAAGGGTACCCGCTCGGCACCCGAACAGGCGCATCGACTCGGACACGACCGGGCTACAGCCCGGTTGCGTAGGGGCTGACCGCCATCTCGGAGCCGTCCGCCAGCGTGGAGATCTGGAAGTCGGAGAACAACACCGGCGACTGGGCTGACAGGGCGCGCAGGCACGCGACGGCCAGGGCCCGGATCTCCACGTCCGCATGCTCGGTGGCGCGGGCGCCGATGAAGTGGCGCCAGGCACGGAAGTTGCCGGTGACCACGATGCGCGATTCCGTCGCGTTGGGCAGGATGCTCCGTGCGGCCTGGCGCGCCTGCTTCTTGCGGAGCAGGGCGTTGGGCTCGTCGGCGAGCTTCTCCTCGAGGGCGTCGAGAAGCTCCTGGTAGACGAACCGGGACTCGTTCACGGCACGCAGCATGAGCTCGCGGAGCTCCGGATCGCCCGCGATAAGCGGCGGGAGGACCACCTCGGAGTCGTCCGGATGGATGAAACGCTGCGAGAGCTGGGAGAAGCTGAAGTGGCGGTGCCGGACGAGCTCGTGCGTCGCCGCGCGGGAGATCCCCCGGATGTACAACGTCGCGGTGGGGTGCTCCAGGAGGGCGTGGTGCCCGACCTCCATGATGTGGCGCAGGTAGGCGTCGTTGGCGGCGGTGCGCTGGTTGGGCTTGTCGAATGTCTCGTAACATGCCCGACCGGCGAACTCGACGAGCGCCTCCGCATCCGTCGCGGTCTCGTCGACCTGCCAGTCCACCCCGGTGGGTGCGCGGAACTCAGTGGCGGCGATGAGCTGGACGTCCAGCTCCACAGGGATGGCCACCGTCAGATCTCCAGGTAGGAGTCGAGCCCC
Above is a window of Corynebacterium suedekumii DNA encoding:
- the pgsA gene encoding CDP-diacylglycerol--glycerol-3-phosphate 3-phosphatidyltransferase, with amino-acid sequence MNAATPSPASTPSNLNLPNVLTSLRILFIPVFAWLVLKGDDQHTTWMWWSFGVFAALMFTDKLDGDIARARGQITDFGKIADPIADKALMAAALICLNITGALPVWITVVILVREFGITFWRMYMLRRGLVVPASKGGKVKTVLQSLAVALYLVPFPSWMDIPTIAVMLAAVAVTVVTGVQYLLDSRQK
- a CDS encoding YciI family protein, encoding MNYFAVHYLYAGDSEQIITLRPEHRAWLGGLRDENILVGSGPYTDGLGGALIIIRLPEPATVADAEALMDQDPFQQEGALAGREIREWNPVLNVFAE
- a CDS encoding TerC family protein: MTVPLWIWIATIVVIAGFFIFDFYSHVKTPHEPTLKESAWWSAFYVGLALLFGVFVYFMWDHQHGVEYFTGYVTEKALSVDNLFVFALIMGAFKIPRKYQQKVLLIGIALALIFRLVFILLGAAVIAAWSDVFYLFAIFLLWTAIKLIWDEATDAPETDPNDMRVIKWLRKVVPVTPGYHGDSLTTRFHGKFALTPLFVALVAIGMVDIMFAFDSIPAIYGITTEAYLVFTTNAFSLMGLRQMYFLLDGLLDRLVYLPYGLGLILAFIGVKLLLHALHENNLPFVNGGENVSVPEIPTELSLVVIVGILVVTVLLSLWRNKYDQAQGGIDTRVRAEEWDHELTDEEMYDQVPDAPEGRGGSGSTRL
- a CDS encoding TIGR03085 family metal-binding protein, which produces MTFSSAERRRLADLFLELGPDAPTLCEGWTTKDLAVHLLLRETNPMAAAGIIAPAAQGLVDKATRKEEQRDYADIVRDWGEGPGRFNPVRYIDPVMNTAEHFIHHEDVRRGGGVVEPRDFSAAVNGQLYKTLKMIAPRMLAKSAVPVILLPTDQPRIVTADKRGVSPDGDAVVRVSGDVGELLLWVYGREAVEVTVDGNPEDIHRSSL
- the thyX gene encoding FAD-dependent thymidylate synthase, which translates into the protein MAIPVELDVQLIAATEFRAPTGVDWQVDETATDAEALVEFAGRACYETFDKPNQRTAANDAYLRHIMEVGHHALLEHPTATLYIRGISRAATHELVRHRHFSFSQLSQRFIHPDDSEVVLPPLIAGDPELRELMLRAVNESRFVYQELLDALEEKLADEPNALLRKKQARQAARSILPNATESRIVVTGNFRAWRHFIGARATEHADVEIRALAVACLRALSAQSPVLFSDFQISTLADGSEMAVSPYATGL